A region of the Myxococcus stipitatus DSM 14675 genome:
AGCTCGTCGCGTCCGCCATCACCATCGGCAGCGGAGGCTCCGCGGGCCGGGAGGGGCCCATCGTCTACGGCGGGGCCGCGTTCGCGTCCACCGTCGGCCGGGTGCTGGGCTTCAGCCGCAAGGAGCTGTCCATCCTGCTGGCCTGCGGCGCGGGCGCGGGCATCTCCGCGTCCTTCAACGCCCCCATCGCCGGCGCGGTGTTCGCGATGGAAATCATCCTGCGCGAGTTCGAGCTGCGCGTCTTCTCCCCCATCATCCTGGCCAGCGTGGCGGGCACGCTGGTGAGCCAGGGTGTGCTGGGCGAGGCCCCTATGCTGCGCCGCGTGCCGTATGAGCTGGTGAGCGGCTCGGAGGTGCTGGCGTACGCGGGCCTGGGCATCGGCTGCGGCCTGCTCGCCTTCCTCTTCGTGAAGCTGCTGCACGGCGTGGAGCACTTCTTCCAGGGGCGCACGCGTGGGACGCTGTCCCCGTGGCTGGGCCAGAAGCCGCTGCCGTTCCGCGCGGGCCTGGGCGGGCTGTGCGCGGGGCTTTTGGCCTTCGTCAGCCCGACGGTGTGGGGCAGCGGGCACGACTACATCAACCTGGCGGCGGTGGGGAAGCTGCCCTTCTTCTTCCTCGTCATCGCCTGCGTGCTGAAGCTGGTGGCCACGGCGGTCACCATCGGCTCGGGAGGCTCGGGCGGGACGTTCTTCCCGGCGGCCGTCATCGGCGCCATGGCGGGCGGCGCGTTCGGCACGCTGGTGCACTACTTCTTCCCGGCCAGCACCGGCCCCAGCGGCGCCTACGCGCTGGTGGGCATGGGCGGCGCGGTGGCGGCCCTCAACCGCGGCCCGCTCACCGGCATGATGATGATGTACGAGCTGAGCGGGAACCACGACATCATCCTCCCGCTGATGGTGACGTGCACCATCGCCTCCGCGCTCTGCCACTACCTCATCGAGCGCAAGGCCCCCAAGGTCCCCAGCGACGCGGACCTGCTGGAGTCCACGCCCGTCCACGCGCTGATGGAGCACATGGCCCCCGTGCCCGCGGGCCTGCCCGTGCGTCCGCTGGCGGACCTGCTGCTCACGTCCGAGACGGGCGCGCTGCCCGTGCTGGACACCGCGGGCGAGGTCTACGGCCTCATCCAGGTGCAGCAGCTCCGCGAGGTGTGGCACGACGAGGCCATGTACCCGCTGCTGGTGGCCAGCGACCTGGCGCGCAAGCTGCCCGTGCTGTCCCCCGACGCGGACCTGGCCCACGCGCTGCGCCTCATGGACCAGGAGGACGTGGACGCGCTGCCCGTCGCGGCGGCCTCGGGCATCGCCACGCGAGGGCTGCTCACGCGCGTGGCCGTGCGGCGGTTCCTCTTCGCCCAGCATGCGACGGAGCACGCGCAAGGCAGCCCGCCCGTCGGCGCGACGGAAGTCACCCGCTGACGCGAAGGTCCGGTGTCGTGGCCACCCCACTTTCATGGTGGGTGGGCCGTCCTGGTCGCCGCGCGGGTGATGCGCGATGCTGGGGCTTCCGGAGGCGTCCTTGGAGCTACTCCGCGCAACCCCAGCCGAGCACCCGCTGCTGCGCAACCTCTACCCGCTCTACCTGCACGACTTGAGTGAGTTCGGGGTCGGCTACCGGCTGGACGCACAGGGGCAGTGGGAGCCCAACTCCCTGGGCACGTGGCTCTCGCCCTCCCCCGAGGTCCACCCGCTGCTCCTGCGCTGGGAGGAGCGCACCGTCGGGTTCGCCTTCGTGGCCCAGGCGCCCTTCCCGTACATGACGCCGGGGCGCGACTTCCGGATGAGCGAGTTCTTCATCCTGCGCGGAGAGCGCGGCTACGGCCTGGGACGGCGCGCGGCCATCGCCATCTTCGAGCGCTTCCAGGGCGTGTGGGAGGTGTCCCAGCTTCCCGCGAACCAGTCGGCCACGTCCTTCTGGCGCAAGGTCATCCGCGAGTACACGCAGGGCCAGTTCGAGGACACGCTCGTGGATGACTCGCCCGCGCAGGTGTTCGACAACCGCGGACGGCCACCGCTGGCCCTGGCGCCCCCGCGCCGGTGAGCGCGGGGGGGCGACTTCGCGCCTACTGCTTGGACTTCGCCTCGGCGGCGGGCGCCTTCGGAGCGGGCGGCGTCTCCTTCGCGGCGGCCGGCGCGACGAAGGGCGAGGCGGGCTTGGCCTGGCTGCACGAGGTGATGGCGCTCGAGGGGTCCACGGCGTCACCGCCCGAGTCCACCTTGAGGACCTTGCGGCCCTCGCCGACGACGAAGGTGTAGCGCTTGGAAATCGTCGCGACCGGCATCTTCACGTCGTAGGACTCGACGACCTTGCCGTCGGGGTCCGGGATGAAGGGGAACGGCGCCTTCAGGTCCGCCTTGAAGCGCGCGAGCGTCTCCGCGTCGTCCGTGCTGAAGGCCAGCACCCGGCCCTGGAGCTTCTCGATCTCCGAGTGCCGGGCCGTGTACGCCTTGAGCTCCTTGGTGCAGCCGCTCGTGAAGGCCTTGGGGAAGAAGGCGACGATGACCGGGCCCTGCTTCACCATCTCCGACAGGATGTAGACCTTGCCCTCGGTGTCCTTCACCGTGAAGTCCGGGGCCGTGTCCCCGACGTTGGGCGTGGCACCGCTGAGCAGACCTGTGAGCAAGAGGGGAATGAGCATGCCGCCGATTTGAGCGGAAGCCCTCCCGCACAGGCAAGCAACACCTGAGGCCCGGTTACCGAGCCTCGCCCATGCGGGCCCACACCGCGGACGCGGCCTCGCGCGCCTGCTCGGAGACCACGGAAGGATTCACCGACAGCGGCCGGCGTGCCCACATGCGCCACACCCCCTCCACCATCACCGCCTCCACGTGCCGGCTGCCCAGGCCGAACACCACGTGCCACGCCAGGTTCTCCCCGGTGAGCGGCGTGGCCGGCAGGTAGTCGAGCACCAGCAGGTCCGCGAGCGCGCCCTCGCGCATGGGCCCCACCGGCATCCCGAAGTGCTGGGACACCATGCGGTGACCGTTGGCCAGATAACGAAGCACGTCGATGGGCTGCCCCGCCTCGCGCGAGCGCAGGTACGCCGCCTGCGCCTCCGCGAAGAGGTCCGCGGACACGCCATCCGCGCCCAGCGTCGCGCGCGCGCCGAACTTCAGCGCCGGCGCGTAGCCCACCTCCAAGCCCTGGTTGGCGCGCGGCGTGTGGACCATCCACGCCCCCGTGGCAATCACCTGCGCCAGCTCCGCCCAGTCCAGGTGCCCCACGTGCGCCAGCTGGCACTTGGGCGACAGCAGGCCCAGCTCCAGCAGCCGCGACACGGGCGAGGCGCCATGGCGCTCGGTGGAGAGCCGCTCATCCAGCGGGTCCTCCGCGAGCGGCAGGTGCATGCCGGAGTGGGTCGCCTTGAGCGCCTCCACCAGCCCTTGCAGCGCGTCCGGCCCCAGCGTGAAGCCAGGGCCCGCGCCCACCTGTCCTCGGAAGCGTCCCTGCGCCTTCTGCGCGAAGCCCACCGTCTCCTCGAGCCCCTCCTCGCGCACCACCGCGCCGGAGCGGTCCGACACGGCGTAGGCGAGCACGCCTCGCACGCCCACCTCGTGGAGACCTCGGGCCAGGCGCACCAGCGAGCCCGACACGGCCTTCGGCGAGGAGTGCAGGTTGCACACCGTGGTGGTGCCGCACTGAAGCGCCTCGAGTCCTCCGGCACAGCCCGCCACCTGGACGGCGTCCAGGTCCAGCGCGTCCTCGTAGGGCCAGAGGCCCTTCTCCAGCGTGTCCTGGTAGGTCTCCCGCACCACGCTCGGCATGCCGCGCGCCAGGATGGCGTGCAGGCGGTGGTGCGCGCTGACCAGGCCCGGGAAGACGAGCTTGCCGGACAGCGCCACCACCTCGTCGTCGGGGGTGGTCTCCAGATCCGGACCGCGCGCGACGATGCGCTCCCCTTCGATGCGAAGGTCCACGCGCTCCACGACCGCGGGCTCCAGCTCGACGACGTAACCACCCTTGAGGACGGTTCCCAACATCCCTCCGAACGAAGAACGAAGCGCGTGGCGGGTCAGCGACTCGCGAAGTTAACACTGCCCCCACCGCATCGCGCGAGCGTGCAGATGCGTCACATACCCTGCGTAGGATTCATCGCACCATGCGCGATGAAGGCGCCTCACGGCGGAATGTCGCGGGGTCGAACTCACCCCGGCGCACCTCATCCACCATCCGCTCACGGCCTCCCCGCGTGCGGGCGCGAGCGCGAGGGCCGCGCAGCGTCCCGACTTCGCGACAGCGCGGCACCCTGATGAACAGCCGTTCGCGGCGCCCGCGATACAGCTCGCTTCACCCCTGGACGCGCAAGCACCCAACGGCCACGGGGAAGGCGAAGAACGGCGCGGCCCCCGAGGGCCGTGGTGGAAAACCGAGCCCCGTCCAGGAGCGGGCAGGCAGGCCCCCTCGAACTTCTGAGGGGGCGCATGGGCGGGCTCTCCACATAGACTGGCCCCATCTTGGAGTCGGGTCCAAACACGTACTGGGTCGGCCGCTATCGGCTGTCCGCGCGTATCGCGACGGGCGGCATGGCGGAGGTGTACCTGGGACGACGCTTCGAGGATGACGGCCAACGCGGTCCCGCCGTCGCCGTGAAGCGCTTGATGCCGCACCTGGCCTCGGACCGGCGCGTCGTCCAGATGTTCCTCAACGAGGCCCGCATCACCGCCCAGGTGAGGCACCCCAACGTCGTCGCCATCCTCGAGCTGGGCATGGAGGGCACCGAGCCATTCATCGCCATGGAGTTGCTCGAGGGGCGCTCGTTCGCGGAGCTCCGTCAGGAGGCCGCCGAGCGCGGCCAGCGTGTCCCCCTGGGCATCACCCTGCGCGTGCTCGTGGATGCATGCCGGGGGCTCGACGCGGCCCACCGCGCCGTCGACGAGTCGGGCCGCCCGCTGCGCATCGTCCACCGCGACTTCACCCCGGACAACATCCACGTCGGCGTCAACGGCGCGGTGAAGGTCATCGACTTCGGCATCGCCAAGGCGGAGACGCTGGGCGCCGGCACCGAGCCCGGGGTCCTCAAGGGCAAGTTCTTCTACATGTCGCCGGAGATGATCGCCGGCAAGCCGGTGGACCACCGCGCGGACCTCTTCGCCGCGGGCGTCATGTTGTACGAGCAACTCTGTGGCCGCAGGCCCTTCACCGGGATGACCGCCGAGGAGGTCCTCGGCCGCATCGCCGAGGGCCGCGCCCGGCCGCCCACCGCCTTCGACCCCTCCGTCCCCGCCGGGCTGGAGCTGGTCTGCCTCACCGCGCTCCAGCGAGACCCCGCCGCGCGCTTCGACAGCCTCGAGTCCTTCATCGACGCCATCGAGGCCATCGGCGGCCCCGCGGAGGTCGCCACCGGCGAAGCCGTCGCCGCGTACGTGGACACCCTCTTTCCGCCCGACCGGGACCCCAAGCGCCAGGCCCTGCGCCGCGCGCGCATGGCGGACCCGTCTCACGGCGGAACCCCTCCAGGCCCTCGCCGCTTCGACCCCCACGCCGCGCCGCATGACGCCATGACGGTCCCCGCCGCGTGGTCCCACATCATGCTGCCCGACGCGGGCGCGGCCCCGTCCACGAGAGCCCCGACGAGCGCCCCCACCTCCTCGGCCCCCGCGCCCGCGAGTGCCCCCCCGCGTCCCACGGACTCGACACCTCCCACGCGGAACGTGTCCGGCATCGGCGAGGGAGGCCCCGCGCGGGGACGCGCCTCCCGGCTGGGCCGCGTGCTGCTCACGCTGCTCGGACTCGGCGCGCTGGGCGCGGGCGCGGCGTGGCACTTCACGCGCCCGGGGGCCTCTCCCTCGGAGCGGCTGACCCAGGCGCAGACGGCCGACACCGCCGCCGCGAAGGTGACGCTGCTGTCCGGCCTGGAGGCCGACCCGCGCGCCACCGCCGAGGAGCTCTCCCGCGCCGCGGCCCTCTTGATGGAGGCCGGCGCCTTCCCGCAGGCCGTGGAGGTGGCGGAGACCTTCACCACGCGCTTCCCCAAGAACCTGGAGGCCCACCTGCTCGTGGCCCGCGCCGCGACGGAGCTGAACCGGGGCAAGCGGGCGGAGCGCGCCCTCGACGAGGCCCTCACGCTGGCCCCCAAGGACCTGCGCCCCTCGCTGATGCTGGCGGACCTGCGCGAGCGGCAAGGGGACCTGTCCGGCGCCGTGGCCGCGCTGGCGAAGGCGCACGCCCAACAGCCGGGCTCCTCTCGCGTGGCGCCTCGCTATGGCCTGCTGCTGTCGCGCAGTGGCCGGCTGGACGAAGCCTCCACCGTGCTCACCGCCTGGACGCGCGAGCACGACGACGCGGTCAGCCTGGCGGAGCTCGGCTTCGTGCGCTTCCGCCAGGAGCGCGTGGACGAGGCCGCGTCCCTCCTCAAGCGCGCGGTGCGCAAGGATGGCCGGCTGGCCGTCGCGCACTACTACCTGGGGGCCGTCCTCTTCCGACAGGGCGACAGCACGGGCGCCGAGCGCGCCTACCTGGAGGCGGACAAGCTCGCCCCCGAGGACCCTCGGGCCCTGGCCGCGCGCTGTCAGCTCCACGCCCATGGCGGCAACACCACGGCCGTCGCGGAGCTGAAGCGTACGCTGGCGGAACGATTCCCCACTCAAGCCAACGTCCTGGCGGCGGAGTGCAAGGCGGGGAATTAGCTTCCCCCCATGCACCCTGGGTTCCCACTCGCCCTTCCCGTCCTGGTCGGAGTGTTCCCCGGAGAACGCCACCGCATCACGGCGCACCTCGCGGAGGGGCGACCGCATGACGCTGCCTCGCCAACCCCGGCCCCGTCCCTGACTCGGAGCAACTTCCATGGGCACACGCGCCCTCATCATCAACGCCGATGACCTGGGCATCGACCCCGCCGTCAGCCGAGGCGTCCTCCAAGCCATGCGCGAGGGAGTGGTCTCCTCCGCCACCCTCATGGTCAACATGCCCCACTCCGAGGCCGCCGGCCGGGAGGCGGCTGGCCTGTCCCTGGGGCTGCACCTGAACCTGTGCCGGGGCGCCCCCGTGTGGAGCGACTTCCCGAAGGAGCACCTCGGCGCGGACGGCCAGTTCACGGAGCCGCGCGCCGCGAGCCTCCCCGCCGACGTGGTGGAGGCGGAGACCCGCGCCCAGCTCGCGCGCTTCAAGGCGCTGACGGGGCAGGCCGCCACGCACGTGGACGTGCACCGCCACCTCCACCTCCACGCCGACGTGCTCGAGGGGCTGGCGCGGGTGGCGGCGGCGGAGAAGCTGCCGGTGCGCTCGGTCGACTCCATCATGCGCCACACGCTGAAGACCCGGGGCGTGGCCACCAACACGCACTTCCTGGGCGACACGGGCGCGGAGCCGTACTGGACGCTGGACCGGCTGGAGTCGGAGCTGGTGACGCTGCCGGGCGAGGGCATCATCGAGCTGATGTGCCACCCGGGCCACCGCCCCGAGACGCTCAAGAGCAGCTACGCCGCCCAGCGCGAGGTGGAGCTGGCCACCTTCCTCAACCCCCGGGTGCGCGAGGTCCTGGAGCGCACGGGCATCAAGCCCGTCGACTTCCGCGTCCTCTCGCAGGGGGCCTGACCCGCCTCACACGCGAGGCAGCAGGCCCACCGGAGCCCCCTCGCCCACGGCGGGGGTGACACCCGCGCTCCTGCGCCGCTCCTGCATCAGCACGTTGCGCACGCGCGACACCAGCTCGTCCGCCACGTACGGCCGCGAGCACAGCGACGTGCCCTCCTGCGCCCACCACGGCCGCGCGTCCCCCGCCAGCAGGATGGGCACCGGCCGGGCGCGCGGGAGCGTGGCGAACGTCTCCAGGAACAGCCCCGCGGGCCCGTGCGTGAGCGACGTGGACAGCACGATGAGGTCCACCGGCAGGTGCGTGGCCCGGCGCAGCGCGTCCGCGCCCGCCCTCGAGGTGAGCACGTCGAACCCCTCCGCGCACAGCACCCGCTCCGCCAGGGCCTCCTGTGCGGCGTCCTCGTCCAGCAGCAGCACCCGGCGGGGCAGCCGCTTCACCTCGTGCGGCGGCATGCGCGGCAGGCTCACGGTGAAGGTGCTCCCGTGCCCCTCCGCGCTCGCCAGCGTCAGCGCCCCGCCATGCAGCCGGGCGATGGAGTGGCTGATGAACAGCCCCAGCCCCAGCCCTCCGAAGTTGCGGTGCGACACGTTGCGCGCCCGGTAGAAGCGCTGGAACACCTGGGACTGGTCCGCGCCGGGGATGCCGATGCCGTGGTCCTGGACATGGATGCGCGACTCGCCCACCAGCCGCTCCACCTTCACGGAGATGGGCTCCCCCGGCGGGCTGTACTTGTGCGCGTTCTCCAGCAGGTTCACCAGCACCTGCTCCAGCCGGTCCCGGTCTCCTCGCACCCAGACGCGCTCACGCGGCACGTCCACGGAGAAGGGGCGCTCGAAGGCCGCGCGGAAGTGGTCCACTACCTCCGCCACCAGTTGCCCCACCTCCAGCGGCGCCAGCTCCAGCGCCAGCTTGCCCGCATCCAACCTCGACGCGTCCAGCAGGTCATCCACCAACCCCGCGAGACGGTCCACCTGCCGCTTGGACTTCAGCACCGTGGCCAGCTCCAATGGCTGCCCCGTGGAGAGCCTGCGCTCCATGGTGTACAGCCCCAGCTTCAGCGGCGTGAGCGGCGTCTTCAGCTCGTGGCTCGCGATGGACATGAACTCCTCGCGCACCTGGAGCGCCGCCTTCGCCTCCCTCAGGAGCCGGGCGTTCTCCACCGCCACCGCGAGCTGGTTGGCCGCCGCCGTCCACAGCTCCAGCTCCCGCGCGGAGAAGGACGAGCCCTGCTCCTTGTAGAGCAACAACAGCCCCACTGTCCGGCGCGGCGCGCACAACGGCACCGCCGCGAAGATGGAGCCCAGCGAGTCCCCATACCCGCGCTGGATGCCCAGCTGCGCCTGCCGCAGGGCCAGCGCCTGCCGGAAGGGATCATCCTCCGGGGCGAAGGTGTCCTCCGGGGCCTCGCCCCCCGCCAGGTCCGACACGGCCGCGCGGCGCAACTCCGCCCCGTCCTCCTCGCAGAGGTAGACCTCCGCGCGCCGCACCTGGGCGCAGCGCACCAGCGCCACCACCGCCGCCGCGCAGACGGTGTCCACCTCCAGCGTCTCCCCCACCGCCCGGGCAATCTCCCGCACCGCCAACGAGAAGGCCCCCTCGTCATCCACCCCCGAGGACTCCACCACCAGCCACGCCCCCGGCGCCTCCTCCTCCCGCCCCGGCTTCACCTGCACCCGCACCTGGTGCAGCGCGCGGGTGATGACGTGTCCGGTGTGGGCTCGGCCCTCGCGGATGGCCTGCTCCACCGCCTCCAGGCTCCGGCCCTGCTCCAGCACGTCCAGGAGACTGGTACCGACGTGCAGGGTCATCCCGGTCTTCGTGGCGAAGTCCGGCTCGAACCACTGGACGCATAAGTCATGACCGACACGCGCCAGCGCTTGAGGCAGGCACGAGAGGGCTTCTTCGACATCAGGGGGAAGCGTCATGTGCGCGGAAAAGGTGGCGGGGCCGTTGCCGCGATTATGAACGCCCCCCGGCGGGCGCAACCGACCCGCCCCTCGTATTCGCCAGTGGTGGACGACCGCCCCGTTGAGGGGCCGACAGAACCCTCCCCGAGCACCCGTGCGGGCTGGAGGGCACGTCGTGGATGACACCGAGCCCCGGTGTGCTAGACGACACCGCCATGCCTTCGCAGCCGACCAAGGAACTCCAGACCTTCCCCAACCCGGCGTCAGACCGCGACTACGAAATCGCGTTCGACTGCCCGGAGTTCACCTGCCTCTGCCCGCTCACCGGTCAGCCGGACTTCGCGCGGTTCAAGATTACGTACGTCCCGGACCAGTCCTGCATCGAGCTGAAGAGCCTGAAGCTCTACCTGTGGGCGTACCGCAACGAGGGGGCCTTCCACGAGAAGGTCACCAACACCATCGCGGACGACATCATCAAGGCCATCCAGCCGCGCAAGCTCACGGTGGTGGGCGACTGGTTCGTGCGCGGTGGCATCGGGACCATCGTCACCGTCACGCACGAGAAGAAGTAGCCGTGCCCGGGGCGACGAGCGCCGCCCCCGGTGCTCGTCTCACTCCACCTTGTCGAAAATCGCGTCGGCCTTCTTGTTGAGGTCCGTCTCCAGCCGGTCCGCGGCCTTGTGGACGTTCTCCAGGCGCCGCGCGGCCGCGGCCTCCGGGTCCGTCTTCGCCGGGCGCTGGAGGACATACCAGGCCCCGGCGGCAAGCACGCAGAAGCCCAGCACGAAGGTGACGATGCGGCCCATGGACTGCCTCCTCCCGCGCTAGCGGGTGAGCTGTTGCACGAATGGCGCCCACTGCGCCTGGGTGAAGTAAAGGCCGGTTCCCGCCGCGGACGCCAGAATCAGCGCGGCCAGCGCCCACTTGAGCAGCCCCCCCGAGCGGGAGCGCGAGGTGTCGAAGCCCTCCACCACCGCGTCCAGTTCCTGGGGCCGCATGAGCTGCTGCGCTTCGGTGTCCGTCAGCTTCTGGCGGTGGCGCAGGAAGGCCACCAGCAGCCCCGCATGGGACACCGGGACCTCCTGCGCCAGGAAGACGTCCAGCTCGCGGCGCATGGCGGCGGCGTCCGGGAAGCGGTCCTCCGGCTTCACCTCCATGGCGCGCTGGATGATGCGCACCAGCGGCGAGGGCACGTTGGGCGCCACCTTGTTGAGCGGCGTGTACTTGCCGTCGCGAATCTTCGCGAAGACCTCGCCCGCCGTCTTGCCGTGGAAGGGGCGCGCGCCGGAGAGGGCCTCGTAGAGCAGCACGCCCAAGGAGAAGATGTCGGTGCGGCCATCCAGCGGCGCCCCCGTCACCTGCTCCGGCGACATGTACGAGGGCGTGCCCACCGCCATGCCCGCCTGGGTGAGCGCCTCCAGGCCCACGTCCTTGGCGATGCCGAAGTCCATCAGCTTCACGTCACCGGACTTGGTGAGCATGACGTTGGCCGGCTTCAGGTCGCGGTGGATGATTTGACGGAAGTGCGCGTGGTCCAGCGCGCTGGCGATGCGCGCGGCGATGACGCCCGTGACGTCCGCGGGCAGCGGCCCCTCGCGGATGAGCGTGTGCAGCGTGGGCCCGTCCACCAGCTCCATCACCATGAACAGGCTGTCGTTCTTCTCCACCAGGTCGTAGAGCGTGACGATGTTCTGGTGACGGAAGGTGGCCAGCGCGAGCGACTCCCGCCGGAAGCGGGACAGCGTCTCCTTGTCCCGCTTGCCCTCCGGCAGCAGCTCCTTGATGGCCACCTCGCGCTGAATCATCTCGTGGAGGCCGCGATACACGACGGCCATGCCACCTCGGCCCAACTCCCCGAGCACTCGATACGCGCCAATCTTGCGATGACGGACGGCTTTCTCTGCGGAAGGCACGGGAGAGAGGCTACAGAACTGGACACGGACCGTCGATGTCTCACGTGGCCGCTCGAGCCATCCGCGGGTCCGGACTCCGGGTACACTGACTTCCCCCCCCCGCGCACTCATGACCCTTCGCCTGCTCGTCCCCCTCCTCGCCCTCTGCACACTCGGGGGCTGCATCGTCCACCGCTCCCACCACGACCACGGGCACGACTCACGTCCGCCCAAGTCGAAGAAGTCCAAGAAGAGCAGCAGGGACTGTCACCCGAGCCAGTACTGGGATGGCGACGAGTGCCGCCACAAGGGCAAGGGCAAGGGGGCGCGCAAGCACGATGGGTGAAGCCGTCGTGGCTCGGTGAGCGCGTCCCGCTCGCTTCCGGAGAGTTGTAGGGTGGGTGCGTCATGCGCACCGATGCCGTCCCGCCTCCGCCGTCGCCCGTGCCCGCCGTCGCCTCCCCGGGCCCGAACCGGCCGAGGGAGACGGAGGACTGCACGCTGCTCAATGGCGGCACGGAGGCGTTCCCCCGGATGCTGGAGGCCCTCTCCTTCGCCCGGGAGCGCATCCACCTGGAGGTCTACACCTTCGAGCGCGAGGGCGTGGGCGCGCGCTTCGTCGACGCGCTGGTGGCCGCGGCGAAGCGGGGCGTGTCGGTGAAGGTGGTGGTGGATGGCTGGGGCAGCATCGGCCACAGCGCCGCGCTGACCCAGACGCTGCGGGCCGCGGGCGCGAAGGTGCGCGTGTACAACCCGCTCACGTCGCTGTTCCTGGGCCGCGCGTGGAGGAACCACCGCAAGATCCTCCTCGTCGACGACACGGTGGCGTTCCTGGGTGGCATCAACATCGGGGATGCGTACGCGGCGCAAGGAGATGTGCCCGGGTGGGCGGACCTGGCGGTGGAGCTGCGGGGCGACATCTGCCGGCAGCTCGGCGCGAAGCTGACGGCGGGCGCGGCGGAGCTGACGTCCGGCGCGGTGAGCCTGCTCCTGTCCGGCTTCAGCGGCGGCCACCGGCTGCGCAAGCGCTACCTGTCCGCCATCCACGGGGCGAAGCACACGGTGACGCTCGCCCACGCGTACTTCCTGCCGGACACCCACTTCGTGAAGGCGCTCACGCGCGCGGCGCGCCGGGGCGTGAAGGTGTCGCTCCTGCTCGCGGGCCGCAGCGACGTGGTGTTCGCCCGCGCCGCGACGATGCGCCTGTACAACACCTTCCTCCACGCGGGGGTGAGCATCCACGAGTGGACGGACTCCACCCTGCACGCCAAGGCGGCCGTGGTGGACGGACAGACGCTGCTGGTGGGCAGCTTCAACCTGGACCCGCTCTCGCTGGTGAACCTGGAGACGCTGGTGGAGGTCCAGGAGCCGCGCGTCGCCGAGCAGGCCGTCCTCTGGCTGGACCGGCACATCGCCCGCTCCCGCCAGGTGCTGGGCGAGCACTGCACGCGCTCCCCCTTCCAGCGGTGGATGCTGGATGTCGTCGGGCTGGCGGTGGCCCGCTTCGCCGAGCGCTTCGCCAGCTTCATGGGCCGACGCCGCAAACGTTGAGGCCGTCACGCTTCCGTCACCCGGGGCGCGCAGCGGCGCTCGGCCCCTCGCATGTCGTGCTGCGCGGGAGCGCCCGAGGCTCTACACTGACGCGCGCTCGACCATGCCCAGCCGCCACCCCCTCCAGCCCGTCCTCGCCGCCATCGACGTGGGGACCAACGCCGTGCGACTGGAGCTCGCGCGGCCCGACGCCGACGGAGCCCTGGAGACGCTGCACCAGGAGCGAGACCCCATCCGCCCCGGTGAAGGTGTCTTCGCCACCGGCACCATGCCCGAGGAGACCGCCCAGCGGCTGCTGGCCACCCTGCGCCGCTACGCCGCGCTCTGCCGTCGCCACAAGGCCCAGGTGCGCGCGGTGGCCACCAGCGCCCTGCGCGAGGCCCGCAACAGTGCGGAGGTCGTCCAGCGCGTGCGCGACGAGTCCGGCCTCAACCTGGAGGTCGTCAGCGGCAAGGAGGAGGCGCGCCTCATCTGCCTGGG
Encoded here:
- a CDS encoding peroxiredoxin, producing the protein MLIPLLLTGLLSGATPNVGDTAPDFTVKDTEGKVYILSEMVKQGPVIVAFFPKAFTSGCTKELKAYTARHSEIEKLQGRVLAFSTDDAETLARFKADLKAPFPFIPDPDGKVVESYDVKMPVATISKRYTFVVGEGRKVLKVDSGGDAVDPSSAITSCSQAKPASPFVAPAAAKETPPAPKAPAAEAKSKQ
- a CDS encoding chloride channel protein produces the protein MIADEPPTGVLPQRAVMVRAREALSRFVHATLQASNRLRLPGPSVLPVAGAVVGLYSGLAAGIFANLIGLVTGLTFGAAELAHTLRRSQLLTLMEAFASAKWHLEYAIIGAPLAVGALLLARVIEPGGPRDEVKRRLRLLALLTLGALSLYYPLVALAALNSVFGHSHALSEEIPYLPWWLMLLAPTLGGVAVGRLLRDRPETHGHGVPEVVRAVKSGANVVPADRGLLKLVASAITIGSGGSAGREGPIVYGGAAFASTVGRVLGFSRKELSILLACGAGAGISASFNAPIAGAVFAMEIILREFELRVFSPIILASVAGTLVSQGVLGEAPMLRRVPYELVSGSEVLAYAGLGIGCGLLAFLFVKLLHGVEHFFQGRTRGTLSPWLGQKPLPFRAGLGGLCAGLLAFVSPTVWGSGHDYINLAAVGKLPFFFLVIACVLKLVATAVTIGSGGSGGTFFPAAVIGAMAGGAFGTLVHYFFPASTGPSGAYALVGMGGAVAALNRGPLTGMMMMYELSGNHDIILPLMVTCTIASALCHYLIERKAPKVPSDADLLESTPVHALMEHMAPVPAGLPVRPLADLLLTSETGALPVLDTAGEVYGLIQVQQLREVWHDEAMYPLLVASDLARKLPVLSPDADLAHALRLMDQEDVDALPVAAASGIATRGLLTRVAVRRFLFAQHATEHAQGSPPVGATEVTR
- a CDS encoding GNAT family N-acetyltransferase, whose product is MELLRATPAEHPLLRNLYPLYLHDLSEFGVGYRLDAQGQWEPNSLGTWLSPSPEVHPLLLRWEERTVGFAFVAQAPFPYMTPGRDFRMSEFFILRGERGYGLGRRAAIAIFERFQGVWEVSQLPANQSATSFWRKVIREYTQGQFEDTLVDDSPAQVFDNRGRPPLALAPPRR
- a CDS encoding serine/threonine-protein kinase, which gives rise to MESGPNTYWVGRYRLSARIATGGMAEVYLGRRFEDDGQRGPAVAVKRLMPHLASDRRVVQMFLNEARITAQVRHPNVVAILELGMEGTEPFIAMELLEGRSFAELRQEAAERGQRVPLGITLRVLVDACRGLDAAHRAVDESGRPLRIVHRDFTPDNIHVGVNGAVKVIDFGIAKAETLGAGTEPGVLKGKFFYMSPEMIAGKPVDHRADLFAAGVMLYEQLCGRRPFTGMTAEEVLGRIAEGRARPPTAFDPSVPAGLELVCLTALQRDPAARFDSLESFIDAIEAIGGPAEVATGEAVAAYVDTLFPPDRDPKRQALRRARMADPSHGGTPPGPRRFDPHAAPHDAMTVPAAWSHIMLPDAGAAPSTRAPTSAPTSSAPAPASAPPRPTDSTPPTRNVSGIGEGGPARGRASRLGRVLLTLLGLGALGAGAAWHFTRPGASPSERLTQAQTADTAAAKVTLLSGLEADPRATAEELSRAAALLMEAGAFPQAVEVAETFTTRFPKNLEAHLLVARAATELNRGKRAERALDEALTLAPKDLRPSLMLADLRERQGDLSGAVAALAKAHAQQPGSSRVAPRYGLLLSRSGRLDEASTVLTAWTREHDDAVSLAELGFVRFRQERVDEAASLLKRAVRKDGRLAVAHYYLGAVLFRQGDSTGAERAYLEADKLAPEDPRALAARCQLHAHGGNTTAVAELKRTLAERFPTQANVLAAECKAGN
- a CDS encoding amidohydrolase family protein; translated protein: MGTVLKGGYVVELEPAVVERVDLRIEGERIVARGPDLETTPDDEVVALSGKLVFPGLVSAHHRLHAILARGMPSVVRETYQDTLEKGLWPYEDALDLDAVQVAGCAGGLEALQCGTTTVCNLHSSPKAVSGSLVRLARGLHEVGVRGVLAYAVSDRSGAVVREEGLEETVGFAQKAQGRFRGQVGAGPGFTLGPDALQGLVEALKATHSGMHLPLAEDPLDERLSTERHGASPVSRLLELGLLSPKCQLAHVGHLDWAELAQVIATGAWMVHTPRANQGLEVGYAPALKFGARATLGADGVSADLFAEAQAAYLRSREAGQPIDVLRYLANGHRMVSQHFGMPVGPMREGALADLLVLDYLPATPLTGENLAWHVVFGLGSRHVEAVMVEGVWRMWARRPLSVNPSVVSEQAREAASAVWARMGEAR
- a CDS encoding carbohydrate deacetylase, which translates into the protein MGTRALIINADDLGIDPAVSRGVLQAMREGVVSSATLMVNMPHSEAAGREAAGLSLGLHLNLCRGAPVWSDFPKEHLGADGQFTEPRAASLPADVVEAETRAQLARFKALTGQAATHVDVHRHLHLHADVLEGLARVAAAEKLPVRSVDSIMRHTLKTRGVATNTHFLGDTGAEPYWTLDRLESELVTLPGEGIIELMCHPGHRPETLKSSYAAQREVELATFLNPRVREVLERTGIKPVDFRVLSQGA